In one Terriglobales bacterium genomic region, the following are encoded:
- a CDS encoding polysaccharide deacetylase family protein has product MKRAQVLLTFFLLAAPLAAAQQKLIALTFDDGPRPYVLLGIQLPPDKVSPSLLALLDKNHVRATFFVVGWRLTKNSQGAREEPKLGITCLAAAKEVVKRGHELENHTFSHLNLEKQERREGLTWVLEDVDKESKLLQALTGKKPRFLRPPDWLLSADARKHLESRGYQVMTITAEAPPALRDVNTLDYQCAGEHPQHCPRPSLADSVERTITEREKRGLTTHILAFHELSSTVRTLETLIPELQARGYRFVTLSEYMQAVKH; this is encoded by the coding sequence ATGAAACGCGCACAGGTACTCCTCACCTTCTTCCTGCTGGCGGCGCCGCTGGCCGCGGCGCAGCAGAAGCTCATCGCCCTGACCTTCGACGACGGCCCGCGGCCCTACGTGCTGCTGGGGATCCAGCTGCCGCCCGACAAGGTCTCGCCCAGCCTGCTCGCCCTGCTGGACAAGAACCACGTCAGGGCGACCTTTTTCGTGGTGGGCTGGCGGCTGACCAAGAACTCCCAGGGCGCGCGCGAGGAGCCCAAGCTGGGGATCACCTGCCTGGCCGCCGCCAAGGAGGTGGTGAAGCGCGGGCACGAGCTCGAGAACCACACCTTCAGCCACCTCAACCTGGAGAAGCAGGAGCGGCGCGAGGGCTTGACCTGGGTGCTGGAGGACGTCGACAAGGAATCGAAGCTGCTCCAGGCGCTGACCGGCAAGAAGCCGCGTTTCCTGCGGCCGCCCGACTGGCTGCTGAGCGCGGACGCGCGCAAGCACCTTGAATCCCGCGGCTACCAGGTGATGACCATCACCGCGGAGGCGCCGCCGGCGCTGCGCGACGTGAACACCCTCGACTACCAGTGCGCCGGCGAGCATCCCCAGCACTGTCCGCGGCCCTCGCTGGCGGATTCGGTGGAGCGCACCATCACAGAGCGCGAGAAGCGCGGCCTCACCACTCACATCTTGGCCTTCCACGAACTGTCCTCGACGGTGAGGACACTGGAGACGCTGATCCCGGAGCTGCAGGCCCGCGGCTACCGCTTCGTCACCCTGAGCGAGTACATGCAGGCAGTGAAGCATTGA
- the pyrF gene encoding orotidine-5'-phosphate decarboxylase, translating to MAENRDRLIVALDVEKALLAREIVAKVGASASTYKVGKQLFTAEGPQVVRDLVASGRKVFLDLKYHDIPNTVGKAVAEACALGVSMLTVHGAGGSKMLRAAVEAAASSPGKPLILAVTVLTSFSDEDLREVGFPTTVLEQAQKMGRLAQTCGCGGVVTSPREARALRQLLGPGMAIVTPGVRPAGADQGDQTRVATPAQAIAAGASHIVVGRPITAAPDPAAAARAILEEIGG from the coding sequence ATGGCCGAGAACCGCGACCGCCTGATCGTGGCCCTGGACGTGGAAAAAGCGCTCCTGGCGCGGGAAATCGTGGCCAAAGTGGGGGCCTCCGCCTCAACGTACAAGGTTGGTAAACAGCTCTTCACGGCCGAGGGGCCGCAGGTCGTCCGCGACCTGGTGGCCTCCGGCCGTAAGGTTTTTCTGGACCTGAAGTACCACGATATTCCAAATACTGTAGGCAAGGCCGTGGCGGAGGCCTGCGCCCTGGGTGTCAGCATGCTGACGGTCCACGGCGCCGGGGGCTCCAAGATGCTGCGGGCGGCGGTGGAGGCGGCGGCCTCGAGCCCCGGCAAACCCCTCATCCTGGCCGTCACCGTGCTGACCAGCTTCTCCGATGAGGACCTGAGGGAGGTCGGGTTCCCTACCACCGTCCTGGAGCAGGCGCAGAAGATGGGCCGGCTGGCCCAGACCTGCGGCTGTGGCGGGGTGGTGACCTCGCCTCGGGAGGCCCGGGCGCTGCGGCAGCTCTTGGGACCGGGCATGGCGATCGTGACCCCGGGGGTGCGCCCGGCAGGGGCCGACCAGGGAGATCAGACTCGGGTGGCCACCCCGGCTCAGGCCATCGCCGCCGGCGCCAGCCATATTGTGGTGGGACGACCCATCACCGCGGCGCCGGATCCGGCGGCGGCAGCCAGGGCCATCCTGGAAGAGATCGGCGGCTAG
- a CDS encoding septal ring lytic transglycosylase RlpA family protein, which translates to MRRVLAHLMVAICLVTTMGAAPGTGSAKPKNKKPPIATPQSDPKPYQTGRASWYGKQFDGRTTASGEPYDMFQLTAAHRQLPLGTWVKVTNLRNGRWVIVRINDRGPVPESRIIDLSYGAAQLLDLRARGVERVRLDIVTPEVVAMATDLTGQQ; encoded by the coding sequence ATGCGACGAGTACTAGCTCACCTGATGGTGGCTATTTGTCTGGTCACGACCATGGGGGCGGCACCCGGCACAGGAAGCGCCAAGCCTAAGAACAAGAAGCCTCCAATAGCCACTCCACAATCCGATCCCAAGCCCTACCAGACGGGTAGGGCCTCTTGGTACGGCAAGCAGTTCGACGGCCGCACCACCGCCAGCGGCGAGCCTTACGACATGTTCCAGCTCACCGCGGCTCACCGGCAACTCCCACTAGGGACGTGGGTTAAGGTCACCAACCTGAGAAACGGCAGGTGGGTCATCGTGCGGATCAATGACCGCGGGCCGGTGCCGGAATCCCGCATCATCGACCTCTCCTACGGGGCCGCCCAACTGCTCGATCTGCGGGCCCGGGGGGTGGAGAGGGTCCGCCTGGACATCGTCACCCCGGAGGTGGTGGCGATGGCGACTGATCTGACGGGACAACAATAG